One window of the Epinephelus moara isolate mb chromosome 24, YSFRI_EMoa_1.0, whole genome shotgun sequence genome contains the following:
- the LOC126385868 gene encoding putative methyltransferase-like protein 7A → MPPARLSLAKSKMKSCLMKLCRLLCSVLTLPLGLLELTGLYGLYKRLFPLLAYNITFSYNDKMHKTKRDLFRHVAKFANTDGTLRLLEIGCGSGANFKFYPYGCTVTCTDPNPHFEKYLRMSMDANMHLTYDAFMVVSGEDMQGVRDESVDVVVCTLVLCSVSDVQRVLQEVRRILRTGGAFFFLEHVVSDPSSWTHFLQHVFEPLWYYLGDGCTITRATWRELEAAGFSELHLKHIEAPEVSLMIRPHIMGYSIK, encoded by the exons ATGCCCCCAGCAAGACTTAGTTTAGCTAAGAGTAAAATGAAGTCATGTCTTATGAAATTATGCAgactgctttgttcagtgttgaCTTTACCCTTAGGTCTACTGGAGCTCACAGGCCTGTACGGTTTGTACAAACGCTTGTTTCCACTGCTTGCCTACAATATAACATTTTCATACAACGATAAAATGCACAAAACCAAGAGGGACCTGTTCCGACACGTGGCCAAATTTGCAAACACCGACGGGACTCTTCGGCTGCTGGAGATCGGCTGTGGCAGCGGGGCCAACTTCAAGTTTTACCCGTACGGCTGCACGGTGACCTGCACCGACCCCAACCCGCACTTCGAGAAGTACCTGCGGATGAGCATGGACGCGAACATGCATCTGACTTATGATGCGTTCATGGTCGTCTCTGGAGAAGACATGCAGGGGGTACGGGACGAGTCAGTGGACGTTGTTGTTTGCACACTAGTGCTGTGTTCTGTCAGTGATGTGCAGCGGGTGCTGCAGGAGGTCCGACGCATCCTCAGAACA GGTGGAGCTTTCTTCTTTTTGGAGCACGTAGTCTCAGATCCCTCCTCCTGGACGCACTTCCTCCAGCATGTGTTTGAGCCTCTGTGGTACTATCTTGGAGATGGATGCACGATAACCAGAGCAACATGGAGAGAGTTAGAGGCCGCTGGTTTTTCTGAACTTCACCTAAAACACATCGAGGCCCCAGAAGTTAGTCTCATGATAAGACCACACATCATGGGATATTCTATTAAATGA
- the LOC126385867 gene encoding putative methyltransferase-like protein 7A — translation MAFLMKFCTLIVNVLCLPLHLLQAVGLYEIYKRFFPFCVYRISITYNKKMHDKKKELFRSLPEFNKPGGQLTILEIGCGSGTNFEFYPPGSKVMCTDPNPHFQKYLEKNMAENDHIKYERFVVASGEDMGSIESESVDVVVATLVLCSVSNTPQVLREAYRMLRPGGAFFFLEHVVADPSTWSYFFQHVLQPAWYYFGDGCEVTRETWKPLEAAGFSELKLRHIEAPLMFMIKPHIIGYAVK, via the exons ATGGCTTTCCTAATGAAATTCTGCACTTTGATCGTGAACGTGTTATGCTTGCCTCTTCATCTGCTCCAAGCTGTCGGCCTGTATGAAATATACAAACGTTTCTTCCCTTTCTGTGTATACCGGATTTCAATAACGTACAACAAGAAGATGCACGACAAGAAGAAGGAGCTGTTTCGCAGTCTCCCCGAGTTCAACAAGCCTGGAGGGCAGCTCACTATTCTGGAGATCGGCTGCGGTTCCGGCACTAATTTTGAATTTTATCCGCCGGGTAGCAAGGTGATGTGCACTGACCCCAACCCTCATTTTCAGAAGTATCTGGAGAAAAACATGGCCGAGAATGACCACATCAAATATGAGAGATTTGTGGTGGCGTCAGGGGAGGACATGGGGTCAATTGAGAGCGAGTCGGTAGACGTTGTTGTCGCCACCCTGGTGCTCTGCTCGGTCAGCAACACGCCCCAGGTCCTGAGAGAGGCATACCGCATGCTGAGACCA GGTGGAGCCTTCTTTTTCCTCGAGCACGTTGTTGCAGATCCCTCCACTTGGTCGTACTTCTTCCAGCATGTTCTGCAGCCTGCGTGGTACTACTTTGGCGATGGATGTGAGGTCACCCGGGAAACATGGAAACCCTTGGAGGCAGCTGGATTCTCTGAGCTCAAGCTGAGACACATCGAAGCGCCGCTCATGTTCATGATCAAACCCCACATCATTGGCTACGCTGTGAAATAA